One genomic segment of Helianthus annuus cultivar XRQ/B chromosome 14, HanXRQr2.0-SUNRISE, whole genome shotgun sequence includes these proteins:
- the LOC110907206 gene encoding uncharacterized protein LOC110907206, whose product MIDSNDVWGWETESDSLFSVKAVRKDLGVATYQSDGDPVMKWCAWATAKANTLAWRSISGRIPTRVELAKRGVQVGSVTCSFCGYSEETADHIFVTCIRAKTIWWLVGVWLENMGLLTCKTVKDILDVAWGVNLPNTQKKAFYCAIMAALWNIWIQRNERIFNNAYKSYSRIVEDIKECSLLWLKHRGQMKDIERDLWFSLGVKGIINR is encoded by the coding sequence ATGATAGATTCGAATGATGTGTGGGGTTGGGAAACGGAAAGTGACAGCCTTTTTTCGGTGAAAGCCGTGAGAAAAGACCTAGGCGTTGCGACTTACCAAAGTGACGGTGATCCGGTTATGAAGTGGTGTGCTTGGGCAACGGCCAAAGCGAACACATTGGCTTGGAGGAGTATTTCGGGTAGGATTCCAACACGAGTCGAACTAGCCAAAAGAGGAGTACAGGTCGGTTCCGTGACTTGTTCATTTTGCGGCTATTCGGAAGAAACGGCTGATCACATCTTCGTTACGTGCATAAGGGCTAAAACCATATGGTGGCTCGTCGGGGTTTGGCTGGAAAACATGGGTTTACTCACTTGCAAGACGGTTAAAGACATTCTCGATGTGGCATGGGGAGTTAATTTACCGAATACACAAAAGAAGGCCTTTTATTGTGCGATCATGGCGGCTTTATGGAACATCTGGATTCAAAGGAACGAGAGGATCTTTAACAACGCATATAAATCATACTCAAGAATTGTCGAAGACATTAAAGAATGCTCTTTACTTTGGCTTAAACATAGAGGCCAAATGAAAGATATTGAGAGAGATCTTTGGTTCAGTTTGGGTGTGAAAGGAATCATAAATAGGTGA
- the LOC110909130 gene encoding very-long-chain (3R)-3-hydroxyacyl-CoA dehydratase PASTICCINO 2 — protein MAGVLSLLRRLYLSAYNWIVFAGWFQVLFLTLKTLKESGYEHVYSTVEKPLLLAQSAAFLEILHGIIGLVRSPITATLPQIGSRLYVVWGILYSFPEVQKHPLISSLVISWSITEIVRYSFFGTKEAFGSAPYWLLWLRYSTFLVLYPTGISSEIGMIYNALPFMKESGMYSVRMPNKWNFSFDYFYLAIVVLAIYVPGIPHLYGYMLGQRKKALMKTKKE, from the exons ATGGCGGGTGTTTTGTCTCTTCTCAGGCGACTCTATCTCTCCGCTTATAACTGGATCGTATTCGCAGGATG GTTTCAAGTATTGTTCTTGACCTTGAAAACTCTAAAGGAATCAGGGTATGAACATGTTTACAGTACTGTTGAGAAGCCCCTTTTGTTAGCTCAATCTGCTGCCTTTTTAGAG ATTCTACATGGTATCATAG GTTTGGTTAGATCCCCGATTACAGCAACACTGCCTCAAATAGGTTCAAGATTGTATGTGGTGTGGGGAATCCTGTATAGTTTTCCCGAG GTACAAAAACATCCTCTTATCAGCTCTTTGGTCATCAGTTGGAGTATCACTGAG ATTGTCCGGTACTCTTTCTTTGGCACAAAGGAGGCGTTCGGTTCTGCTCCATACTGGCTGTTATGGCTCAG GTATAGCACGTTCTTGGTGTTGTATCCGACTGGTATTTCCAGTGAAATTGGTATGATCTATAATGCGTTACCGTTTATGAAG GAATCTGGAATGTATTCGGTAAGGATGCCGAACAAATGGAACTTTTCTTTTGATTACTTTTATTTGGCGATTGTGGTGCTTGCAATTTATGTACCAG GAATTCCGCACTTGTATGGCTACATGCTTGGCCAAAGAAAGAAAGCGCTGATGAAAACAAAAAAGGAGTAG